The Acidithiobacillus ferrooxidans ATCC 23270 genomic interval GCATGCCGGGAAGTCCCGACGGCGGTTTAGCAAACCGCTGCTGTACCATTGAGCCAACCTTCCAAAAATAGGCTGGTGACGCCATGGATGATCCATGACGGCACCGGATACCCGGTCTACGCATGGCAGACGGGCAAAAATGGTACGAACGGTCGGACTCGAACCGACACGGGGTGTCCCACCGGAACCTAAATCCGGCGCGTCTACCGATTCCGCCACGCTCGCAAAAAGCAGTCTATCCTGTTTGGCGGAGACTCTGGGATTCGAACCCAGGGAACGCCAGAGGCGCCCGGCGATTTTCAAGACCGCTGCCTTAAACCACTCGGCCAAATCTCCAGAAAAAATGTTGGTGGCCGGTTCTGATCTCCGGCTTATCCCTTCGCTTTGCCCTTCTGCGACACTACGCCCGGCTGATCAGGCTGGGTTTCTCACAGGTTGGCCGTGCTTCTCGTTCGCTGGCGCTAAGCGGGATCCGATACACCAGGTGCCTCAGACGGCAACGGCAGACCTCAACAGGCACACCGTCTCACCAACAGGAAGACACTCGAATATTGAGTGCCTAACTTTTGGTTCTGAATTGGTCGGGGCGATAGGATTTGAACCTACAGTCTCTTGCTCCCAAAGCAAGCGCCATACCAGATTAGGCCACACCCCGAAGCGCGGGTTTTTATTCGGCGAAACCCGCCTGAAAACGCCATTATGCTCGACGCCTTTCCCCCATCGAAAGACCGGGTACTCGTTTAACGTTCCGCATTTGGCTGGGGAGGAAAGGATCGAACTTTCGACGGGCCGGTTAACAGCCGGCTGCTCTGCCTCTGAGCTACACCCCAAGATGCCCTGTAGCCGGATGACACCGGCGCGACGGGCCGCCACTTTTGCGCTCCGCATCGGCAATATGGTCCGCTGGCGTGAGTGCAAATAGGCGCCGCTGCATAACCCCGTGGATCGGCAATTTTTCAGAAAGCCCTACAAGTAGGTACAGCGGCATAGAAAAAGTGCGCCCGGTATTCAGCCAGACGGCTTGCCACTTTGCAACGGATAGGGTGGCCGCCTATCCCGGACTTTCGACCGGATCTGCCTTGCCAACCCCCGCAATGACTTTAGCGGCGATACAAGCTCATGGTGGGCAGCCACCATCCCGTAACCCAGGGCGGGGAATAGATGCGCGGCGCATTCCAAACGCCACGACTTGCAGGGTTGGTTCCGTTGGGACTCCTCGATGCACCCTGCCAAGCACCCCATGCCGCCTGATGTCACACGCCACTAGGCGCGTCCACGAAGTTGCCAGATAGTATCCAGGCAATCCGCTTCCACCGCGCCAGGCACCGGGTCTTTCGCGATGTGTGGGGCATGGCCCGCTATCGTATGCGGCAACCGCCGGCCCGATTCGCGCCCATTGCAGAGCGCGACCATTACCCGACCGGAAAGGCACCTGCTGAATTACCCGGCAGGACGGGGGAATTGAGGGAATTTGGTGGACCTGAACGGGATCGAACCGATGACATCATGCTTGCAAAGCATGCGCTCTCCCAACTGAGCTACAGGCCCATAAAATGGCGACGGCTAACAAGCGGCAATAAGGGCCAGTTGTTTGATCTCGTTGTCGCGCCCCGTCGCAGCGCGAAACCAGCCAGTGAAACTCGTCTTGCTGTCGCACTGGCACGGCAGTCAAGACATTTCCCATTGACGGGAATATGGAGCGGGCTGCGGGAATCGAACCCGCCTGGACAGCTTGGAAGGCTATTGCACAAGGCCGATATGCCAAGCCCGCGAAATCGGCCTCGGGAACCACCCCAAAGCCTGGCTTTTTCCACAGAATCCCGCCCATCACAGGTCAAGATCGCCTGCCTTGCAGCCTACGCAAGGACCGTTTTCACAGGTGAACTACGGACAATCTGCCTGCGGGTTTTTCCTGCCAATCCCGCAAAACGGCAATCCCCGCGATTTCGGCTCGGACCGCCGGATCTCAGGAGACCCAGAAACACCACAACTAGCCGCTGCGAGCCCTCTGTTTACCTGCGAGGACAGGGGTTTTGGCGACCAGGGGTGGATTCGAACCACCGACCCCTGCATTTCCAGAACTGCTCTGCCACTGAGCTACCCACCAACATCGCGCTGAAAGTGGGAACGGATTCGAACCGCTGGCCTGTTCTGTACCTTGCTGCTCTTCCACTGAGCTACCTGATCATGAAATTGGTGGCAGGTACGCTTACCTTCATCCGGATGGCCGCAAGCGTGTTTTCGCGCTCCTCTCCCCGCCGAAAGAGGGCGTTACATACCCTGGGAAAACAGGGCAATGCTGTGTTGGTAGCGGAATGCCGACTCGAACGGCGTCTTCCGGCTTATGAGGCCGGACGTAAGTCCTTTCTACCTTCCCGCTATGGCACCGACAGAGGGAGTCGAACCCCCAACATCCCGCTTTGGAGGCGGGCACTCTACCAGGTTGAGCTATGTCGGCATTATGCAAACGCACACCGCAACCTACCTGAGCACCGTAGGTTCTGGTGTGCGCCCATCATGACGATGGACACACAGGTATGTCTTCAATTTTCAAAGAGCGTGGTGAACCGACAAAACAAAACCGGCAGCCTGTTTTTCACGAGGCTGCCGGTTCTTGTATCCGGTGGAGCCCCTTTGTTGCATGGGACTCCGTTATTTTGGGGTCCCGGTTAGATCATGATAAATCCTGACTGAATAGCGCGTATATTTTTCGGTGTCGCGGACAACAGGCCATAGCGCTCGCAGCAATCCATACGGTTTTCCGTATGCCATGCTTGGCTTGCTATGATATCGCCTTGTCGTGTGTTCATTCTCAACTCCGAAAAATTCAATTTGGGCACATTATGTGGAGATTGTGCCAATGTCAAGACATTCTTTGGCATCGATTGCCGCGCATGCATATCAGAGCAAATGCAAACACCTGGTCAGATCTGGTATGTGCTATAGCAACCATGGCAAGCGCGTCAACCCAGTTTTCAAAGAGCGTCCCTACAAGACGCTATAATATACTATCGTGTACTCATGTCAAGCGCCATCCACCAACTTGGCTAATCGCTGCATCGCCACCTTGCCTCCAGCCAGATTCACGACCGGAACACCCCAACGATCCGCCAGGGCGATCGCCTGACCGGTGCCGCCCGTCGCCCTGGATCTGGCGGCCTCCGTTTCGCAAGCGTCAGGCGTCCAGCACACCACGAAGTCTACGGGTGACCGCAGATCGGCGCCGAGCACCTGATGGCTGTTCCTCGCCATGAGGGCTTGCCCCGTATCGTCCAACCGTTTCCATGCGGGATGGACCACCTCTGCCACCCTAAACGCTTCCGTGCTCGGCAGGGTGACGCAATGCCGTCCTCGCAAGTGCCGGAAGCCGGGCCACGGCAAATAGATTTCCTTTTTGGAAAAGCAGCCCGCCTCAAAAGCGGAATCCGCGCCGACCGCGCCGCCGGACAGCAATGTGTAGCCCAACTCGGACAAACGGTGCGCCACCTTGCGCATCATCTGCAGCACAGGTTCCGGTGTGTTTCTGGAACCGATGCCGGCATATCGCAAAGCCCTTCCCCCGCGAGCCCGTAACCGCTCTTGCACGCCGCCATCCAGGACTTCGGCAATCATTTCCCCGTGGCACCGGGCCGGCGCACAGCGGCAAGAAAGGGGCTGGCCCGGGCGGATACCCAGAAGCGCCGTGCAGACCACCGGATCGCGCTCGGCAATGCGAGCATTCAACCAACCCCGGTACCGTTCGATCACCGCATCTCGATTCCCGTCAGGCCCAATGGCATAGGGATTGCCCAGCGGGGAAGGGCGGGCGATATAGGCTGCATCGCGGCAATCGTCGGTTTTAGTGTTGAGGATGGCGTGCGTCATTGAGGTTCGCCTGTCTGCTTTCTTTTGCGTTTTGCTCTAAAGCCAACAGGAATGCCCAATAGTCCACAAGAAAAAATGAGCAACAAGAGCGCCCATTGTTCCCATGCGTGGCCCAAAAATAGGGCGGCTCCGATGGATATGACGAACAAGACCAAGCAGGGCACCCATATTTTGGGGCCCTGATCGAGCACGTTGCATCTCTCAAGAAAATCATCTGGCATTTCCATATCACGCCTCATGCTGGGTCGGTTGGAATTTCGCGCACACCCTGGGCGCCATAGGGAAGCATGCCGGATAACCAATGTCCGGATTCGGGTCCGGCGGCAAACCCTGGCGATCTGGAACATTTCGGTTGGTTTCCCTCACGAGGACAGTGCGACTCTTCGTGAGCGCGCAAAAACCCACCCCTTTCGCAGTGAATCCAGGCTCAAAATGCCGACACTCTTCGCAGAAAACCTTGCCGGCTTTTCGAAGCACTTCCTGATCAAAAAAGCTCATCTACGCAGCCCCCTGTTCGCCAACCGATCCGCCAATTCGTTCTCCGGGTGCCCATTGTGGCCACGGACCCACTCCAGCTTCACCTTGCGGGCCGCGTATTCCTGGTGGAGTGCCTGCCAGAGTTCCTTGTTAAGCACCGGCGATCCGGATGCCGTGCGCCAGCCCTTTCGGATCCATCCCGGGAGCCATTCCCCCAGACCTTTCAGCGTGTACTGGCTGTCGGAACAGAGCACCACCTGGGCGCCGGCGGGGACCTTGCGCAGCGATTCGATGGCCGCAGTCAGCTCGGCGATGTTGTTGGTCCCCATGGGCTGGATGAAGCCGCAATGTTCCATGCGCCCCCCATCTGGAGACTCGATCACGGCACCCCAGGCGCAAGGGCCGGGATTGGTCGGCGCGCAGGCTCCGTCACACCAGATTTTCCATTGACTCATGATAACTCTCTCTTTTTTTATCAGTGCAGACGGTGGTGTTCGGGTATGATGCCTGCCATTGCCGCGTCCTCATGGTCAGGTTGGCCGATTGCGCTGGGGAAGTAAGGCGCTCCGCAATCCGGACAGCGCTCATCACCCAGAACTTCGTCGGCAACATGGATCTGCGCAGCGGAGATGCCAATCTGTTGCAACGCGTCAAACGCCTCATGGATTTCGGTTTCCGGATCCTGATGGCAGGCCCAGCGAAAGCCGTTGATGAACTGTTCATCGCGGGAAATGCCGATACGCAATTCCAGGTCCTCGTCCACCAGATACAAACCCATGGCAACGTGCGTGGACTGCAAGACTTCAGGATGGTCATCAGGTGCAACGGTAGCCATCAACCCGGCCAGATTCCGCATCTGAAAGCCTTCGTGGGTAGCGTCATCCCACGAGGCCGGAGTACCAATGCGTGCGGAAAGCACACCAGGGAGGTTTTCGGCAAGGGTCAGCGCCAGGTCTTCCTGCCAGGCGAGCAGTCGTGGATCCATGGCCTCGTCGGCCTCGTCGGCGCTCTCCACTACCAACTTATCATCAAGCAACGGACCCGCGTCCGCATCATTCGCTGAAAAAACTCCGAACACCAGAAAGCGTAATGCCATCATCAGACGGGATTCCGCTTCCTGTTAACGGACAAAAAAGTATCATCCCGGACAAAATAGTTTCATCCTGAACAAAAAAGTATCATCCTCGACAAAAAAGTATCATCCTGTGTTTTCAGCTTTGGAGTGAAGGTGTATGCTGACTCACAGATCATCAGGTTGGGGATACCTGCTATGGCTCGTCGGCGTTACGCGTTTGATGAAGGCAAAATCGCGCGCTTCCAGAAAGAAGGGCGAGGGCAAGGCCGCGGTACAAGTTATAAGCCGTGGCTGACCATACAGGATGTGGCCTCCTATGGCCGCTCACATCGAATTGCCGGAATCAAGACCGGCCGCGTACACCACTTCCTCTCCGACATTGAGCGAGATACTTTTTACCAGTTTGACTGGGCGGATACCGTTACGGACATCCGCGAGCAGTATCCCCTCGACCGTGAATACACCCGCCGTATTGCCGCGGATCTCGATATAAAGCATCCGCGAGACGCCGCTACAGAAATAGTCATGACTACGGATTTTTTGGTCGATATCGCTTATGAAGGGAAGCTGAGGCAGTTGGCCCGTGCCGTCAAGCCCGCCAGCGAACTCGAGAAACCTCGCGTCATTGATAAGCTGGAAATCGAACGGCGCTATTGGGTACAGCAGGGCGTGGACTGGGGAATCATCACTGAGCGAGATATCCCCGAAGCAATAGTCACCAACATTGCATGGCTGCATCCCTATATTACACTTGACCAATTGACCGCGCCTTACGAAGGTTACTATCAAGAAAAGGCACGCCTGCTGTTGCGGGCACTCCCGTCCCATCCCGCAACCACCTTGAGGCAATTCTGTCTGGCCATGGACCAGCAACTTGCCATGCATGTGGGCGACAGTCTCCTGCTTATCCGTCACCTCTTGGCACGGAAGGCGATTTCCTGTCCCATGGATACGGCTATTACGGACACCTGGCCATTGCGTCAATTTCAGGTGCCCACGGATGAATCCAGGAGGGCCAGCGGATGAAGGATTTGTCTGTGAATCTTTTGCTGGAGTTTCCAGAGGAACACCGAGTTGAGCGTGTGCTCTGGATTGATCCAGGAATGCGGGGTCTATATGCCATCGACATTCGCGATGCCAATGCTCTGCCAGAATTCTACCAAGCGGAAGAAATAGAGAAGATGCGCGATGCCGGCGAGTGGCGCGTGGTTGAGAATGACCCATGGCTACTCGCACTGGCGGATGAAAACATATCAGAGATCTACCGGGACAAACGCGATTCCGCTTGGGAGACGATTCGTCCGCTGATTTTTGATCAACCGGCCATTTTCGATGCCGTTGCCCGTAGCGAAGCGGTTAAAAGGGGCATGGAAGAATCTGGAGTAACCAAGCAAACGATTTACCGTTTTCTGCGCCGGTATTGGCAGCGCGGCATGACACCCAACGCCCTGCTGCCTGATTATGCGCGGTGTGGTGGGCTGGGCAAAGACAAGTCCGTTTCTGAAAAAAAACGCGGGCGCATTCCTGATCGAGATGATCTGGGCGTCAACGTGACGTCAGAGATGCGGCAGCTATTTCGCGCTGTTGCCACAAAGAAGTTCATCACCAATAGTCAGTTGGATTTTCGGGGTGCCTACGACGAGCTGATCGCCGATAATTTTTGCGAACGCGTCATCAACGAACACACCGGCCAGCAGGAACTGGTTCCGCAAAAAGATATTCCCAGCTTGCGGCAATTCCGCTACTGGTATGAGAAGGATAACGACGTCTTCCGTCTGGATCGTATACGCCGCACCCCCAGAGTATATGACAAGGATATGCGGGCAATCCTGGGATCCTCCACGGCCGAAACCGTTGGCCCGGCATCGCGTTATCAGATTGATGCCACCATCGCGGACGTATACCTGGTTTCCAGATACGACCGCACCATGATCGTGGGGCGACCCGTACTCTATATCGTGATAGACGTCTTCAGCAGAATGATTACGGGCGTATACGTGGGCCTGGAAGGTCCGTCCTGGGTCAGCGCGATGATGGCGCTGACGAACGCCGTAACGTCAAAAGTGGCCTATTGCCGTCAGTTCGGTGTTGATATTCAGGACGCGGATTGGCCGTGTCAGGCCATGCCCGACGTATTGCTGGGCGATAAGGGAGAAATTGCGGGCAAGACCATAGAGACGCTCATCAAGAATTATCAGGTGCACGTCGAGAATGCCGCACCGTACCGTGCGGACTGGAAAGGCATCGTGGAACAGCGGTTTCGTTTGCTTCCCGCGCGTTTCAAGGCCTTTACGCCGGGCTTTGTTGCTCCGGATTACCAAGAGCGCGGCGCCAGGGACTACCGCCTCGACGCGACTCTCGATATAGACCAGTTCACCCGCATCATTCTCTACTGCATCCTGTATTACAACAATCAGCACCCGCTCAGTGAATATGAAAAGTCACCGGATATGATCGCCGACCGGGTACCGGAAATTCCTTGCGAGTTGTGGGAGTGGGGTGTTGCCCGTCGTAGTGGCAGCTTACGCGCATTCGCGCCGGAAAAAGTCCAGTTGAGCTTGATGCCGAGCGATGATGCGACCGTCACCGCTACAGGAATCCGCTATGCGACCTGCTTTTACACCTGTGAAAAAGCGATGGAAGAGCACTGGTTCGAACGCGCACGCCAAAAGGGACGCTGGAAAGTTCGAATTTCCTATGATCCTCGCCACATGGACGAGATTTATCTGCACGAAGACGTCAAGCGCGGGAAATTTATCCCCTGCACGCTCACAGAGAAAAGCCGTCATCATCGGGGTCGAATGCTATGGGAAATTCTTCAGGTAAATGGCGAAGAGAGGCGAAGCCAAAGGAATCATGAGCCGCAAGTCCTTCGTAGCCGCATCAACTTGAATGAAAAAATTAAG includes:
- a CDS encoding ribonuclease H family protein, with the protein product MSQWKIWCDGACAPTNPGPCAWGAVIESPDGGRMEHCGFIQPMGTNNIAELTAAIESLRKVPAGAQVVLCSDSQYTLKGLGEWLPGWIRKGWRTASGSPVLNKELWQALHQEYAARKVKLEWVRGHNGHPENELADRLANRGLRR
- a CDS encoding heteromeric transposase endonuclease subunit TnsA; its protein translation is MARRRYAFDEGKIARFQKEGRGQGRGTSYKPWLTIQDVASYGRSHRIAGIKTGRVHHFLSDIERDTFYQFDWADTVTDIREQYPLDREYTRRIAADLDIKHPRDAATEIVMTTDFLVDIAYEGKLRQLARAVKPASELEKPRVIDKLEIERRYWVQQGVDWGIITERDIPEAIVTNIAWLHPYITLDQLTAPYEGYYQEKARLLLRALPSHPATTLRQFCLAMDQQLAMHVGDSLLLIRHLLARKAISCPMDTAITDTWPLRQFQVPTDESRRASG
- a CDS encoding Mu transposase C-terminal domain-containing protein, whose translation is MKDLSVNLLLEFPEEHRVERVLWIDPGMRGLYAIDIRDANALPEFYQAEEIEKMRDAGEWRVVENDPWLLALADENISEIYRDKRDSAWETIRPLIFDQPAIFDAVARSEAVKRGMEESGVTKQTIYRFLRRYWQRGMTPNALLPDYARCGGLGKDKSVSEKKRGRIPDRDDLGVNVTSEMRQLFRAVATKKFITNSQLDFRGAYDELIADNFCERVINEHTGQQELVPQKDIPSLRQFRYWYEKDNDVFRLDRIRRTPRVYDKDMRAILGSSTAETVGPASRYQIDATIADVYLVSRYDRTMIVGRPVLYIVIDVFSRMITGVYVGLEGPSWVSAMMALTNAVTSKVAYCRQFGVDIQDADWPCQAMPDVLLGDKGEIAGKTIETLIKNYQVHVENAAPYRADWKGIVEQRFRLLPARFKAFTPGFVAPDYQERGARDYRLDATLDIDQFTRIILYCILYYNNQHPLSEYEKSPDMIADRVPEIPCELWEWGVARRSGSLRAFAPEKVQLSLMPSDDATVTATGIRYATCFYTCEKAMEEHWFERARQKGRWKVRISYDPRHMDEIYLHEDVKRGKFIPCTLTEKSRHHRGRMLWEILQVNGEERRSQRNHEPQVLRSRINLNEKIKGIVNEAEAMRSEAPPPSGSARQRTGNIRENRSKESQENRKREAFRMLPPSEEAPGTAAVLPFPKTKEADDYRLPGIADIMRGQREDQGDDDHGG
- a CDS encoding DUF4326 domain-containing protein, whose amino-acid sequence is MTHAILNTKTDDCRDAAYIARPSPLGNPYAIGPDGNRDAVIERYRGWLNARIAERDPVVCTALLGIRPGQPLSCRCAPARCHGEMIAEVLDGGVQERLRARGGRALRYAGIGSRNTPEPVLQMMRKVAHRLSELGYTLLSGGAVGADSAFEAGCFSKKEIYLPWPGFRHLRGRHCVTLPSTEAFRVAEVVHPAWKRLDDTGQALMARNSHQVLGADLRSPVDFVVCWTPDACETEAARSRATGGTGQAIALADRWGVPVVNLAGGKVAMQRLAKLVDGA